Proteins found in one Choristoneura fumiferana chromosome 16, NRCan_CFum_1, whole genome shotgun sequence genomic segment:
- the LOC141435989 gene encoding glandular kallikrein-12, submandibular/renal-like isoform X1, whose product MGRPENEKNKLPYQVAIVEHLRDEQYRMICGGVLIAPNKVLSAAHCFYTDNQKSPCGYSLWGPSYIKPLDKMKVAAGTINKKPEENKFDNETDYNETTTEKHFYNRTAFPRSSRRLLDFTEIQEINETFVPRNFNFPTRDITVVFTAGPFYKRIPVPYAQDYKTYEGLTCTASGYEGSDYIGWARVHWVKLKIISTAECSKLHSTNMKRFVCTLGHPEDLEEGEAGGPLVCKKTGHAGEGPLGILVGIICGKRIFREGVGKNETIKSSVFYTRVSTYTGFIANPSRNNKAIIMIVPDFTLWISAFIFSTRLSGDNLCSII is encoded by the exons ATGGGGAGACCTGAAAATGAAAAGAACAAACTTCCATATCAG GTAGCAATAGTGGAGCATTTGCGTGATGAACAGTATCGAATGATCTGTGGGGGTGTACTTATAGCCCCAAACAAAGTTCTCTCCGCGGCCCACTGTTTCTATACAGACAACCAAAAAAGCCCATGCGGCTACAGCTTATg gggGCCATCGTATATTAAACCATTGGATAAAATGAAAGTCGCTGCGGGGACTATAAACAAAAAACCAGAAGAAAATAAATTCGACAACGAAACCgattacaacgaaacaacaacTGAAAAACACTTCTATAATCGGACCGCTTTTCCGAGGAGCTCTAGACGCCTTTTGGACTTTACCGAAATACAAGAAATCAATGAGACTTTTGTGCCGAGGAACTTTAATTTCCCAACAAGAGATATTACAGTAGTG TTTACGGCAGGGCCCTTCTACAAAAGGATTCCAGTTCCTTATGCACAAGATTATAAGACTTACGAAGGATTGACATGTACTGCTTCAGGATATGAGGGGTCTGATTAT ATCGGTTGGGCGAGAGTGCATTgggtaaaactaaaaataatttcaacagCAGAATGCAGCAAATTGCATAGCACCAATATGAAACGATTCGTATGTACTTTAGGACACCCGGAAGATCTTGAAGAG GGAGAGGCGGGAGGTCCTTTGGTCTGCAAAAAAACCGGGCATGCCGGTGAAGGACCACTTGGAATCTTAGTCGGTATTATATGCGGAAAAAGAATATTCAGAGAGGGAGTCGGCAAAAACGAGACCATCAAAAGTAGCGTCTTCTACACTAGAGTTTCCACTTATACGGGATTCATTGCGAATCCTAGTAGAAATAATAAGGCTATAATAATGATAGTGCCAGATTTCACTTTATGGATAAGTGCCTTCATCTTCTCTACGagg
- the LOC141435989 gene encoding kallikrein 1-related peptidase b9-like isoform X3 encodes MICGGVLIAPNKVLSAAHCFYTDNQKSPCGYSLWGPSYIKPLDKMKVAAGTINKKPEENKFDNETDYNETTTEKHFYNRTAFPRSSRRLLDFTEIQEINETFVPRNFNFPTRDITVVFTAGPFYKRIPVPYAQDYKTYEGLTCTASGYEGSDYIGWARVHWVKLKIISTAECSKLHSTNMKRFVCTLGHPEDLEEGEAGGPLVCKKTGHAGEGPLGILVGIICGKRIFREGVGKNETIKSSVFYTRVSTYTGFIANPSRNNKAIIMIVPDFTLWISAFIFSTRLSGDNLCSII; translated from the exons ATGATCTGTGGGGGTGTACTTATAGCCCCAAACAAAGTTCTCTCCGCGGCCCACTGTTTCTATACAGACAACCAAAAAAGCCCATGCGGCTACAGCTTATg gggGCCATCGTATATTAAACCATTGGATAAAATGAAAGTCGCTGCGGGGACTATAAACAAAAAACCAGAAGAAAATAAATTCGACAACGAAACCgattacaacgaaacaacaacTGAAAAACACTTCTATAATCGGACCGCTTTTCCGAGGAGCTCTAGACGCCTTTTGGACTTTACCGAAATACAAGAAATCAATGAGACTTTTGTGCCGAGGAACTTTAATTTCCCAACAAGAGATATTACAGTAGTG TTTACGGCAGGGCCCTTCTACAAAAGGATTCCAGTTCCTTATGCACAAGATTATAAGACTTACGAAGGATTGACATGTACTGCTTCAGGATATGAGGGGTCTGATTAT ATCGGTTGGGCGAGAGTGCATTgggtaaaactaaaaataatttcaacagCAGAATGCAGCAAATTGCATAGCACCAATATGAAACGATTCGTATGTACTTTAGGACACCCGGAAGATCTTGAAGAG GGAGAGGCGGGAGGTCCTTTGGTCTGCAAAAAAACCGGGCATGCCGGTGAAGGACCACTTGGAATCTTAGTCGGTATTATATGCGGAAAAAGAATATTCAGAGAGGGAGTCGGCAAAAACGAGACCATCAAAAGTAGCGTCTTCTACACTAGAGTTTCCACTTATACGGGATTCATTGCGAATCCTAGTAGAAATAATAAGGCTATAATAATGATAGTGCCAGATTTCACTTTATGGATAAGTGCCTTCATCTTCTCTACGagg
- the LOC141435989 gene encoding chymotrypsin-like protease CTRL-1 isoform X2: MMPIVYPKCFQNIEAQLRLLRIITEYTWGDLKMKRTNFHIRGPSYIKPLDKMKVAAGTINKKPEENKFDNETDYNETTTEKHFYNRTAFPRSSRRLLDFTEIQEINETFVPRNFNFPTRDITVVFTAGPFYKRIPVPYAQDYKTYEGLTCTASGYEGSDYIGWARVHWVKLKIISTAECSKLHSTNMKRFVCTLGHPEDLEEGEAGGPLVCKKTGHAGEGPLGILVGIICGKRIFREGVGKNETIKSSVFYTRVSTYTGFIANPSRNNKAIIMIVPDFTLWISAFIFSTRLSGDNLCSII; the protein is encoded by the exons ATGATGCCTATCGTGTACCCAAAATGTTTCCAAAATATCGAAGCGCAACTAAGGCTGCTTCGTATTATTACAGAGTACACATGGGGAGACCTGAAAATGAAAAGAACAAACTTCCATATCAG gggGCCATCGTATATTAAACCATTGGATAAAATGAAAGTCGCTGCGGGGACTATAAACAAAAAACCAGAAGAAAATAAATTCGACAACGAAACCgattacaacgaaacaacaacTGAAAAACACTTCTATAATCGGACCGCTTTTCCGAGGAGCTCTAGACGCCTTTTGGACTTTACCGAAATACAAGAAATCAATGAGACTTTTGTGCCGAGGAACTTTAATTTCCCAACAAGAGATATTACAGTAGTG TTTACGGCAGGGCCCTTCTACAAAAGGATTCCAGTTCCTTATGCACAAGATTATAAGACTTACGAAGGATTGACATGTACTGCTTCAGGATATGAGGGGTCTGATTAT ATCGGTTGGGCGAGAGTGCATTgggtaaaactaaaaataatttcaacagCAGAATGCAGCAAATTGCATAGCACCAATATGAAACGATTCGTATGTACTTTAGGACACCCGGAAGATCTTGAAGAG GGAGAGGCGGGAGGTCCTTTGGTCTGCAAAAAAACCGGGCATGCCGGTGAAGGACCACTTGGAATCTTAGTCGGTATTATATGCGGAAAAAGAATATTCAGAGAGGGAGTCGGCAAAAACGAGACCATCAAAAGTAGCGTCTTCTACACTAGAGTTTCCACTTATACGGGATTCATTGCGAATCCTAGTAGAAATAATAAGGCTATAATAATGATAGTGCCAGATTTCACTTTATGGATAAGTGCCTTCATCTTCTCTACGagg